The segment TTTTTGTTCGATATAACTGATTATAAATTATGTAATTGCCCGATTTGATTgtcgtggttttttttttttttttttttttaatttaattttattgccattaaatattctttaatttgtttaaaCTATTATTGATTTGTAAGCTAGCAATCTTAGTTTGGTGgtttttgaagggaaaaaaatattttatatcaaattgtATGTATCAGAACCCAATAAATGGGAGACGTGTTTGCAAAAATAACACGTGTCTTCTAATTGTTTGTgggatatttattttttgctaacaTGTCTCACATTTATTGGATAgtcatttgataccaaataccttTTCTTTTGAAGGACTCTGTGTCTATCTGTGtgtgagcttttgctctttgtttgttatgtttgttCATCAATATAATGcttgaattatattattttcaaaattttcagttaaaatctaatttataatttgttttgataaCATAGGAAACCGTTATAAAGAAGAGCCATTTGGAATTGTCTCTAGCTCGTAAAACCTACGGGCAACTGACTCTACCTGCCCCGCCAGAACCAGTTGCTAGGTAATCTTATGGGCATTTACCCATGATGggctaattttaatttttctgttttggtGGTTGTTTCATTCTTGAACTTCTTTCTAAGGAAATGCgtaatttatagaaaaattttatGCTCCAAACAGGGCTTGCAAAGTTTACATTATATACTGGGATTGTGAACATGAGTTTTGCTATGATTGTTTGCTctgatttgttttgattttttttttttttgggtttttttttttaatttaaagaatttgCTCTTTATTGTTCTGTGGCTATTGGACTTATGCTAAACTTGTCACTCTTATTTATTCAGCTATTTGGTCTGTGATCTACATGTTTTAATTGCTGAGGTACCTGTCATAGATTCATGATAAACACAAGTCATAGCTTTAATGTTACTCCCTGTTCTCCATTTATGTGTGATATTATACTTATTTACACACTTTTGGAGCAATAATATTACTAAATTATAATTAGGAAAGCATAGATACTGATTTGACACCTCCTATTTATGTGATACCCAATGTATTAAAGCATTTTGGCTAGTAAGCACttttgaaattctattttagtATTACAAGTGGAGAATTGACAATTAAGTTTAATGTTAAAAGAGTTTGGCATTGAAGGAATATTATATCAAGTgggattatattttattctcaaGTACAGGTTAgtaagattttgtttttggaatcCATGTGGTGGTATATGTCTATATGTAAGCATGCATGGTATTTTCAAGTAGACTCAGCTGGTATCAATTTCACTGGAACATTGCATATGTGAGGAAAATGATTATGGATGTTCtcccccccttctttttttaaatatttggcaCTATGTTTTTGTTAAGCTTGTAATAGATCTAGTATTTTAGTAATACCTGTAGCGTTGTAATAACCTCATGATAAGTCATAAGAGTGCTATGTTTTTTTCACTCCATGTTTCGTAATAATATGTAATGAGGAGATACTGTCTCATTTTGGCCAGTAATGTGGCTGGAGATACACATGTTCTTTTGGAACATGTTAATAATTCTTGTTGGAAGGTTGAAACTTCGCTTGAAACAGGTATTCTGGATATTGTCACCTTGGTAATAGTTGTTTTGTATTGATAACAATGTTTTGGAGTTGCTAGACATAACATATGATTGGTTCTGATGATACCTTTTCTGATTTACCAATTAATACACAGCCTTTGTGAGTTACATAACCTGTGTCAGTGCATGTGTGACCCTCTTTTTGGTATTTTatctttcacttttttctttttttctttattgtagATTTTTGGACTCCTAGCATTTTTGCTcgtctcctttttttttctgaaatatttaatttgattaatgcTGTCTGTGCAGGTAATCAACTACTTTTTCTGTATCTACTATCACAATGGCAGATCAGGAAGCTGATAAGAATATTGAGATATGGAAGATCAAGAAATTGATCAAAGCTCTGGAAGCTGCTAGAGGTAATGGTACAAGCATGATTTCTCTAATCATGCCTCCAAGAGATCAAATATCCCGTGTTACCAAGATGTTGGGTGATGAATTTGGTACTGCCTCCAACATTAAAAGTAGGGTGAATCGCCAGTCTGTGCTTGGGGCAATTACATCTGCGCAGCAAAGGCTTAAACTTTACAACAAAGTTCCTCCCAATGGACTTGTGCTCTACACAGGAACAATTGTAACTGATGATGGGAAGGAAAAGAAGGTCACATTCGATTTTGAGCCATTTAGGCCAATTAATGCATCCCTTTACCTTTGTGACAACAAATTTCATACAGAAGCACTGAATGAGCTTTTAGAATCTGATGACAAGTTTGGTTTTATTATCATGGATGGTAATGGGACCCTTTTTGGGACTTTAAGTGGTAATACTAGAGAGGTTCTTCATAAATTTAGTGTTGACCTTCCAAAGAAACATGGAAGAGGTGGGCAATCAGCTCTACGGTTTGCTCGTCTTCGAATGGAGAAACGCCACAACTATGTGAGGAAGACAGCAGAACTTGCCACTCAATTTTACATCAATGCTGCCACCAGCCAACCCAATGTCTCAGGATTAATACTGGCTGGGTCTGCTGACTTCAAAACTGAGCTTAGTCAGTCAGACATGTTTGATCCTCGTCTTCAAGCCAAAATATTAAATGTGGTAGATGTCTCTTATGGAGGGGAGAATGGTTTCAATCAAGCCATTGAGCTGTCATCAGAGATCTTGTCCAATGTGAAATTTATTCAGGAGAAGCGCTTGATAGGCAAATACTTTGAGGAGATTAGCCAGGACACTGGGA is part of the Quercus robur chromosome 9, dhQueRobu3.1, whole genome shotgun sequence genome and harbors:
- the LOC126700308 gene encoding eukaryotic peptide chain release factor subunit 1-3-like, producing the protein MADQEADKNIEIWKIKKLIKALEAARGNGTSMISLIMPPRDQISRVTKMLGDEFGTASNIKSRVNRQSVLGAITSAQQRLKLYNKVPPNGLVLYTGTIVTDDGKEKKVTFDFEPFRPINASLYLCDNKFHTEALNELLESDDKFGFIIMDGNGTLFGTLSGNTREVLHKFSVDLPKKHGRGGQSALRFARLRMEKRHNYVRKTAELATQFYINAATSQPNVSGLILAGSADFKTELSQSDMFDPRLQAKILNVVDVSYGGENGFNQAIELSSEILSNVKFIQEKRLIGKYFEEISQDTGKYVFGVDDTLKTLEMGAVEILIVWENLDINRYVLKNSTTGEIVIKHLNKEQEADQSNFRAPVGSAEFEVQEKTSLLEWFATEYRKFGCSLEFVTNKSQEGSQFCRGFGGIGGILRYQLDIRSFDEFSDDGEVYDDSE